The genomic window tttaTTTCACTATCAAAGTTGATTGTTCTAAAGAAATTTGCCTGAGACAATCATTTTGTTGCTGTAAGTTCTTTTACATGAAtcaagtgcatggtgcacatatGACCTCCAtcacatctgaatgactagtatccagaccaccactaaaagtttagtggaggggaagaaaattctggcatgtgtgggatttgatcctgtgccCTCAGGTTCTCTTGCTCCCTAAGCAGATGTGTCACCACTAGGCTATCACTCTAAATATGGTCCTTttctaacacatacatacatacacacatgcacctaaCATGCATAGATTAATAATCATGAAATAGGTGCTGCCTGCTTGTAAACTATTATGTAAGTGTCTATGTTGCCTATGTACACAACAGTCTTGTACAATACAAACAAGTTCATCTCAGGGGCTAATCTGTGACTCtaaagagtgaagaagaagatgatgaagcagcagcagaagaaaaattTGTATGTCTTCAttctttttaataataatgataataatttgcaTGTGTCTTAATATTATTCTTTTTGATCACATATATACATTTCAGAGACTTAGAGTCACCATGTACACTAAAATGCATAAATTGTCAACTCTTTCATTGTACAGAAGATGCTTTAATGCCTTTGgcataaacaaaataatacaaacgAGCTAACTTCCAATCCAGTTGACATGAtactgttattaaaaaaaaccataatatgcaaaagaaaaacacaaaaattatTTGCAATATGTGCTTGTAAACACATGATACAAAGGACaaaaaccaagagagagacagagagatgagatagagagaccatacaaacatacactcacaaccacagacaatccaccttttaaattcttgagaactctgtgtgtgtgtgtgtgtgtgtgtgtgtgcgcgcgcgcgcgtgcgcgtgcacgcactctcatgtgagacgtgtgaaagtccgtgcatgataggttgtaccttgttctagctgtgtgtgtgtgtgtgtgtgtgtgtgtgtgtttactgagcttaaaaacgtgacaattggttattatgaatgtgcaatatgtaggatgaatgtgcaatatgcagaatgaatgtacaatggaatatatctaacgctaacgtccatattctaaatatatttctgttgatAATTActatgtaataattaattgcaatgttttaaaagcaaatatgttaaatgcttttatttgagaacatatgtgtattactcttgtttaatcaagtaaaccgcgtgtatggggtgggtgggagatgggtgggtgcgggtgtgtgctgattatctggttgtggttttccgcaatttatctttattcttatcttatctgtctatcataatcaatgtgcaatatagtaggctatgcttataattgtattcaaaataatgtttcttaattctttctgtttttacattaagaataccagttattacctgcagtgtgtggatgtatgtatgaaacggtgtatgtgatattttttacatttgtgtcttcgtaatattcgtaaaagctgttgttgacttttacagttatggtccccatgttgtttacttgtctatgttgtgataatgcacctgaccaaatttctccagttggagataataaagttattctcatTCTTACACATCAAGCATTGAAAGACCCTATCAGAAGCAAATGCAAAGACTCCCCCTTTAAACGATAACACTGAAATGTGAAAATCAATGCTTTAACAAAATATCTCCAATTACCAgcatgtgtgatgggacattaaacaaaattcctcccccacactcacccagATCCACGGAGAATACCCCGCACACCTGATCGCGGGCACTGCGCCTTTCCCGCTTGCCCTGGTTGAAGGACATGGAATTCTCGGGGAAGGTCATGTTGTGGGTCACGCTGGCCGAGCTGGTGGTGCTGTCTGGTGACTCCAGGGCGCTGCTGTGCTGGGAATCTTGCCGTGCCTCGTCCCCGTCCTGCTGCTGCAAGCTGTAGTGGCCTGACCACTCCCCTACACCCTGGCATGCTGCCTCCCACTCTTCGGCATCGGAGGTGacaggagtgaggggaggggagtcgggacctgaggtggtggtggtggaggaggaggcgctACGTGGCCGAGTGACAGCGATGTCTGGTGTGTCAAcaggggtgtttggtgggggaggggtggtgcctGGGAGTTCTAACAAGCAGGGGGGCTTACTCAGTACCCCGACGGCTCGCTTGGCTGGGCTGAAGTGAGGGGAGGAGTGTTGCTGGGGGGTGAGGTTGTTGACAGGCGTGCTGAAGGAGCTGCTCTCAGGGCTTGCCTGCTGGGTGCTGGGACTGGAAAGGGCGTACTGGGAGCTTGTCCCCACGCCTGGGGAGTCATTGTCTGTGGACTGGGAACTGGAAGCTGTGCTTGTGTCAAATTTACTGTCAttggtgttgatgtttttgtctgtAATGCTGCTGGGGCCCTCAGGGGCTGTTTGGCCCTCAGACATCACCACCAAACTGTCCCCCGCCATGTGAATACTGAATGCaccgtcctccccctccccaacagacTCCCCACTGCGACGTTTGGCCTGCAGTTTGGGCCTGTTGAGCATGGCCGCCAGCTGCTCCTCTGCTGTCAACACGTCACAGTTGTCCGCATGGGAGGCGTCAGCTCCTGCATTCAGGTCGTTAACGTTGATGCCCACACGCACCTgtttctgtgtggctgtcacaTGTTTAGTGTTGTTCTGCTGACCCTCCCCATTGCTAGACTCTCCCCCGCTGTTGCTGTTCTCTGGGAGAGCTGGCATGACAGTGTCACTCAACTTTCGCATCTGAGAATTCAAGGTCATGCCTGTCAGCACCACAGGCTCCTCTGTGCCAATCCCTGAATCTGTCTGGGACTTTGCACTGGAGCTCAGTTTGCGCTCAGCTCGCCAGGAGTCATCGCCAGGAGTGGAACTCGTGGGACTGGCTGCCTCTTCACGGGACTCGCAGGACATGTCTGAACTGAGGCTCCACGCATCCTGACTTTGCTTTTTTTGTTCCGTTGTTGCACCTTGTTGTTTGGGCCAtgaggatttctggtttggacTAGGGGATAGTTCTGCTTTGGCAAACTCCTGTCGAGGTGTGCGTCGAGGACTAGCTTTGGGTGTGGTGCCGTGCGACTTGTTGGGACTATTCTCAATGCTCTGAGGATTCTTCTGCAGTGTGAGATTAGGGATCCAGGTTAGGATCAAAGTTGGCCGTGTACcctgaaaaataaagaataaaaaaaataaaaaaataaaataaaaacatagatATAATCATTTTCAATACAGATTTGCATGCATATCATAACTTTAGGTAGTGATAACATTTAACATCTGTCGTCTAAAGCTATAATTAAAAATCTACCATATATAtcattttaataataaaaaacatcAAACTTTCAGAACCaagacaatttcttttttttattttcaggaCATATGACCGTAAAACAGACCAGTCTACAATactaacaagcacacagacagacacacacacacacatgcccacacacagagagatttatatagctttttctttgggggggtcgggggggggggggagagaaacagaacaggAAACAAAACcagctcacacatatacacatatgcttTGCAAAATGTGTAGAATACATGGTACATGAGTTCAGAATCTGAGACTAACGTTTGAGCGCTGATTAAGATTAGTGATGGAAATGTGTGGAaaacattggaaaaaaacaaacaaacaaaaacaaaaacaacaacaacaacaaaaaaacacaaacatatccaACTGACAAACATACACCTCAGCTCTCTAACCTCACTCTGATGGGCTCGCAGGGTGAGATAACCTGGGTGATGCTCTGAATCCACAAGCAGTGATGCCggagggtgcacacacacattgttcttaCAGTAGATGATCTCCCCATCCAGTGGTGGCGGCTTCGGAGAATCAGACCCACTCAAGCGAAGCAGGTTACTGGCTTTCTTGACAATGTTGCTCAGTGCCATTGTCCACTCTGAAAATAATTCCCTACAAATGATGGACGTGTTTGGGCTTAGGCTAAAAGTAAAACAACATTCCTCTATTCTTCCATGTAACGACTGAAACCATGGTAACCGTAATCAGGGATTGAGCACTGTTAACAGTTCATGGCTTTGTGTCAACACCTAACTTGAATGATTTGATCACTGTTAACTGATATTAACAATTATATCAATAATGACACTGATTTGTCATgagataataacaatattaatatttGCATAGAATATACACTGCACACAGATTTCAAAACCTTTTTACAGTGTGTACTACAAAAAAATATCAAAGCAGCATGATTGTCTgcatgttgtaaaaaaaaaagaaaaaagccaaaaagaaaaaaaaagtaagtatgtctgtctgcagcaaACTATGACAGAAGACATAAAAATctgcagaaagaaacacacatgcacacaactatGTAATTATGCATATGTGCTTGCACACAGATCTGACCCTTCCATATGCATCACCTCCAGCAAGATAAGGGCAAGAACAGCAGCCAGGATGTAATGATAACATAAAGCATACTTACTTCTAAACATACTATTTGTTAAGTCATTACAGACAATTAGAGGAAGAAACACATCTCATAACCCTGGTGACACAAAATGACAACACCCACAGATAACTGGcgagaagctcagtttgatttatcATTTAGCAAACCTGTGACTCAAGCTCACCACAGTCAGTTATAAAGTATGACTGATGTTCATTTTAATGAactaatataacaacaacaacaatattaatagtGAAACGTTTATATCGCAGTTTATTGTACTGTACATCATAAAATTCTTTCTATAACCAGGCAAACAATTaagacaaaatgacaacacacacaagcaccaatataccacacaacacacgcaactTCAATTCACAGCATACTGACTGACAAAAAGCAGGGTTTTTCTTTTTGACGCCTGAACCACATACCATTTGACAACCCACTGACAGCACAGCATCCGCAAAAGACCCATGATTTTTCAGATCCACGAACACTAACAGCCATTTTGAAACAGTTTCTCCAAGATTTACAATCACGGATTatacacaacaccatgtcaacaATTGTGCAAAATGACTGAGCAGTAAACACCACAGTTTCTGTCACAGTGCTAAGAACAGAATTATGCTGTGTTTCACAAATCAGCACAGGTACAACACATGGTAAGCCCAGGCTTGGGAAATAGCTTTAAAGGTGTGTGGGAGGATTTGTAGGATAAGGCAACATGAGGGGAGATGGATGTATGATGGGGTAATGTGCGATCAAcattgtgtctttctctgcctctctttcccttaTCATGTGTGTTGTATTAGTGAGTtattctgtgtgtgcatatgtgtgtgtgtgtgtgtgtgtgtgtgtgtgtgtgtgtgtgtgtgtgtgtgtgtgtgtgtgtgcacaaagacagagaaggaaagagagaatgtgagagacagggagtaagggagagggataaagagaaggaaagagagaatgtgagagacagggggtaagggagagggataaagagaaggaaagagagaatgtgagagacagggggtaagggagagggataaagagaaggaaagagagaatgtgagagacagggggtaagggagagggataaagagaaggaaagagagaatgtgagagacagggggtaagggagagggataaagagaaggaaagagagaatgtgagagacagggggtaagggagagggataaagagaaggaaagagagaatgtgagagacaggggggaagggagagggataaagagaaggaaagagagaatgtgagagacaggggggaagggagagggataaagagaaggaaagagagaatgtgagagacagggggtaagggagagggataaagagaaggaaagagagaatgtgagagacaggggggaagggagagggataaagagaaggaaagagagaatgtgagagacaggggggaagggagagggataaacacacacacacacacacacacatgcttgcatcaGCATTTTGTACAGTGCATCCTCAGAATGACAGTACACATATGTAAATGTTTTATATATCCATCTATGGCTGCCGTCAATTGCCAGGCGAGCTGCATGGAACATCTGttacccttctctctcactctcttcctccctgcctcccacccttccctctttcatttttttctttccagcaaAAGCAATAGCTAAAACAAAAGTACTGAACTATCTTCTAAAAATGAACACATCTGTAATTCAAAATAACAAACTAGCTGCACTTCTGAAATCAGGaaatgtgtggaggggaggattctgagggtgggggtggggaatgagaGGTGGGTGGAAATGGTGGTGGAAAGGTTGGTGGGATGTAATAATAACCCTCCCATGTACACACTCGACTGAACTAGGTGAAGTGCTGGTGATAGTGTGGCCAGTGTTACAGTTCTCTTATAGCTTTGTTGGTTCACTGGGACATACCAATGCCTCATGTCACTGTCATCTTCAGCCAGTATCTGTGGGTGTTTTACATTTACACATCTTAACTTGCTTTCTGCATTTCAGTTGGATGGGAGAAGAGGAAAGGGGTAGTGGCTGGCTGAATTCCAAGAACTACCATCACATGTTACATAGACAGTGTAACATGGTGTTTGAAGATTATTTCTGaatgaagtgaaagagagaagagtggagagagactcagagagagagacagagagagacagacagacagaaagagagagaggaagaaacaaaggTCAGACCTCTAACAAACCAACAGATGTGAATTAAAGAAGGGAATCAAACATGCCCCAACTGGGTTAAAGTGATTATGTACTCTCGAttcttgtgtgtgggtgtgtgtgtgtgcgcgcacatacatgcgtgtgtgtccgtgtgtgtgtgtgtgtgtgtgtgtgtgtgtgtttgtgtgcacacatgcatgtctgtgtttgcctgCATATTTAAGTGGGAGTGATACACAGCATTTTCATAAAATAACAAACTGAACAGAATAAGAAAATAACAGTAAAAAGTTTCACTTCACAATTCACGGCAAACCCATTCTTgctcttattcattcattaaaaacaacaacaacaacaaaacaaacacaaagaaaaataaataaaagaactccAAACTGAGCAACATCAAGCAATGTTTTgaaaaataaacaatcaaataaaacATCATTCCAGCTCACAAACAGACTGACCTGAGAAACTCCTCACAACGGATAAAAATTGCATCATGATGATAGCTTGACACACTGGACCACACAAAATAAACTAAACATACAGTCAGTACAACCGCTCAAATACAGGGAACAACAAAGAACTGGTTAATATGTAAGGCGTTTTCATcaagaaaagaaaccaagaaaaggaggaaggaagacggaaggaaggaaacaaaccATGATGAGGAAGCTCCCTAAAGGCTAATTTCTACTTTTTCCAAAACATGTATGTTGTCATACTTGATACTTTAAAGTGATAAATGTTTATCATCCACTTTAAGCTTTCTCAGTACTCTACAAAGCTGCACAAAGTTTTTCCCTTGATAAATAATGTCCCGATTTGATGAACCTTGACCGAAGACATTTAAGTGTTAAAaggaagtcaacacacacacacacacatataaacacactaagacgcagacagacagacatacactcgaAGAGGCACTAACCCATTTGCATTGCCGAGGCCTGCTGTACTGAACAGTGCCCTTGTCATATTGTTAGCGACACAaaacactcatatatatatgtagaccATACATGTTGACAAGTGTTCAAAATTATATCACTTGGAATgtctgtacatgtacacacactttcaGTCCTGAGCAATTATTTCAAGGATGCCATGCTTAGTACAAGTGGTTGTGTCACATGGGGAAGAAGTCAATTGTTCCCTAACTTGGCTTGACCTGGCCATAACAGTTGAGTAATAAACATccatgtgtgtgacagctgtacTATGCATATGGATGCAGCAAAACCAAATTGAGTATCCTTGATTATATCATGTATTGATAAAGGACAGCTTTGAAAAGAACACAATTATGTTTTCAACTACTGAGCAATATTCACCGtcctgaaaaaaaacaccagccaTTTCCAAAACTGATTTTCAGTGTTGAAATCAGCATCCACACAcatctcaaaactttttttttttcaaccacttatatatatatatatatatatataattctagtGCTGAAAACAACTCCAATGATTTCTACAGTGTTGAAAACAGCACATGTCCAGCAACTGATTTTCACAGTAATGTAAACACCACCAATACATTTCCAACTACTGATAATTACAAAGTTGAAAACAGCACCAATAAAGCTCAAGCTGAAAACAGCACCGGTATGTTTTCAACTGTTTAACTGCTAGAAATAAGCACCAGTCATTTTCCATGCCACTCAATAAGCACCAATGTATTACCAACTGTTGACATTAATACCTGAATGAAACACAGTTAAGACAGAATAATACTTTTTCAACCCCACAACAAAAACCACTGTTGTTCTCCATCAGTGTTCAAAAGCTAACATACCATGACTTTTAAAATGGGGTGCAATATAATGGGTATTGCAATGAAACCTGAGAAGAAGCCTGACTGCTAACTGCAGCTCAGTGCCAATGAATAGTGGTTATTGAACAAATTATTTAAAGCCATTTAaattcaagtttttttttccacttgcagAGGTGAAGATATTTATGTGAACATGTTACTGATACAGCCGCAAGAGTTTCTAAACTTCTGCAACAAACTTTCAGGTCACACTGCATTTTGGGGTTGTGaacctctcattctttctcctctAACACTGTGTACATGCATTCTGCAACACTCCCatatcctccacacacagacacaaacacacacacacacacaacctaacaacaagcacaacttatcagcctacacacacacacacacaacctaacaaCAAACACAACTCATCAACCTATGAATCTTAGTATAACAAAAAAGGCTTCTCAGAGCAAGTCAAGCCAAcctaagttaaaaaaaacaacaacaacaacaacaaaaaacacaaaccttTGTGTATgccagtatgtgcatgtgtgagaatgaagggtgtgtgtgtgtgtgtgtgtgtgtgtgtgtgtgtgtgtgtgtgtgtgtaagcatgcacacaattatgtgtacatgtgtgtgcatgagagtttTATTTGTACCTGTTCATGTTGTGCATACacatgagagacagggaggaagggtaGAGAAGCACAGACTAAGAGAcagaaaccaagagagagagagagggaggaactaATCGCTTGCAGAGATGTTACACTTCTAGTCAATAGCCATTACCTCATTTCATATATTACATAGAAGCCTGTCCTCAAGGGCTAGAAACAAAACTTAATAAGGTGATAATTTATGTCTTGTTTCTATATCTTCCTGACAGAAGTACAGTCACAAAGGGCAAACCGATAAATTGAGATAAATCATCAAAGATGCTGAATCCTCTTTGGAGATATATATCAAAATGTCTTTCTTAACCAGGTAACTTAACATGTGAAGAACTTTTCAAACCAAAACTTGAAATCAACTGCAGCATTAAATATTGATTGCACACTGTTAGGTATTCCTCATGTTTTAAATAGAGATATTGtacaagtgcgtgcgtgcgtgtgtgtgtgtgtgtgtgtgtgtgtgtgtgtgtgtgtgtgtgtgtgtgatgatacatAACATTTTATGAT from Babylonia areolata isolate BAREFJ2019XMU chromosome 1, ASM4173473v1, whole genome shotgun sequence includes these protein-coding regions:
- the LOC143293874 gene encoding uncharacterized protein LOC143293874 — its product is MALSNIVKKASNLLRLSGSDSPKPPPLDGEIIYCKNNVCVHPPASLLVDSEHHPGYLTLRAHQSEGTRPTLILTWIPNLTLQKNPQSIENSPNKSHGTTPKASPRRTPRQEFAKAELSPSPNQKSSWPKQQGATTEQKKQSQDAWSLSSDMSCESREEAASPTSSTPGDDSWRAERKLSSSAKSQTDSGIGTEEPVVLTGMTLNSQMRKLSDTVMPALPENSNSGGESSNGEGQQNNTKHVTATQKQVRVGINVNDLNAGADASHADNCDVLTAEEQLAAMLNRPKLQAKRRSGESVGEGEDGAFSIHMAGDSLVVMSEGQTAPEGPSSITDKNINTNDSKFDTSTASSSQSTDNDSPGVGTSSQYALSSPSTQQASPESSSFSTPVNNLTPQQHSSPHFSPAKRAVGVLSKPPCLLELPGTTPPPPNTPVDTPDIAVTRPRSASSSTTTTSGPDSPPLTPVTSDAEEWEAACQGVGEWSGHYSLQQQDGDEARQDSQHSSALESPDSTTSSASVTHNMTFPENSMSFNQGKRERRSARDQVCGVFSVDLGQMRSLRLFYSDSACSTGQVVIASRESQYKILHFHNGGLDRLAEIFQEWSLFAQETDKSTMKVFKSKDALSGGGGGGEDGGCKPYQQFLVVKPQLTNDDCHPEEGQFLTVTEDIWKEHMNSDGTVEDELQLRKAIFFGGLDPMIRPEVWPFLLHYFPFDSTFEEREQIRNDKYIEYHQIRKMRESLRGEEKQHFWRNIQCIVEKDVVRTDRSHPYFRGQHNPNIQVLKNILLNFAASHPHSGYSQGMSDLLAPILAETQQEADAYWCFSGLMNRTIFVSSPTDSDMDKQLDYLRELLRVMLPRFFYHLKLLGQDALEMLFAHRWILLCFKREFNEQDALRIWETCWAHYQTDYFHLFLCVAIVAIYGDDVVDQRLPADDILLHFSSLAMHMNVDIVLRKARGLLHQFRSKAVIPCTLMGLCAQCDPGMWDSGHVPTVECITHLHNKICPATRMGERN